In the Castor canadensis chromosome 1, mCasCan1.hap1v2, whole genome shotgun sequence genome, ACAGCAGGAACAAGACAAGTGTGCTTATTTTACTGCTTCTACTCAGCCTTGTCCTGGACCTTCTAGTCAGAGcaataggcaagaaaaaggagcaAAAGACCCTCAAAGTCAGGAAATGGCTCAGTGGATGCAGGCAGAAGCCGCCATGCCCAGCCTTTCGTTGGTTGAGATGATGGCTCTTGCTGACTTTCTGCTTGTGTTGTCCTCCAACCTCAAGCCTCCTGACCTCTAGTTCCTGGAATCCCTGGGATTACAATCGTGAGCCAGAATTTTTTAGTACAGGGGAAAGTGACTGGAGGGAGCAGTAAAGGGAAAACCGTAATTTCAACTCAATTTTTCCACAAACTGAAAACTCTAAAACATGAAGGTTAGTACTTAGTTTTAAAGTGCGTGcaaacttttgttgttgttgtactgaggcttgaactcagggcctcatgcttgctaggcaggcactttaccacttgagcacctccactagcactttttgttttggatatttttgagctagggtttggagaactatttccctgggtctGGCTTCCAACCCCGATCCTCAaggcctatgcttgctaggcatgcactcttcttgaaccactctgccagtccaatcctcctgagctctgcctcccgagtaggtaggactataggcatgagccaccacccgCATCCAGAAAAACGCATGCAAAGTTTTACACAAGAAGTGTTTATGacagttttgttaaatttatcattTGCATTTCAGAATTTTGTGagtgggctccagtggctcatgcctgtaatccaaactactcaggaggcagaggtcaggaggattgcagttagaggccagccctgaccaaatagtttgcaagaccctatctagaaaatacccatcacaaaacagggctggtgcagtggctcaagtggtaaagcatttgcttgCTATGTGTgtaggtcaaaccccagtatctccgtgagttgttttggttttgtttggggcGCAAGTAGTTCaacccagggcctggtacatctaggcaagcactctactgagctgtgtccccagccaTGATCAAGTTCTAAAAGTCTAATTGTAGTCAACCTCCATCCGTAGCCCCCTTCTTCTTGCTCCCTTGCTTGCCTGCTTCCTGCCACCAGGCTGGGTTTCTTCCCTCCAAAAGCACAACCCGGGGACCACCAGGTTCTGACCTTTGCCTCATGGTGCTCCACCTGAGGTCACTGGGGCCCTTCTCCGCACTGGGCCTCCTGCCCTGGCCTTTACAGGGGCTTTCGGGACAGGGTCCCCCCACTTCCCAGGACTACCTTCGAGTAGCCTCCACTCCTCCAGCCGTCCCCCTGTCCCCTCCGCAGCCCACCTCCCCGCTGCGGGCCACGCCTGTCGCTCGCGGGAGGGTCACTCTCTGGGCTCTGCTCCAAGGCACACAGGCCAGGGGTTCACAGTGCTGTTCCCTCCGTCCTGTCCCCAGCGCCCCAGCTGGTGGCGCTGCCCCGCGGCCCCCGCAGCAGGCGCGGACACTCCCGGCTGTCCCCCCCCTCACCCTAGCCAGCCGGCCGAGGGGCGCCATCGCGGCGGTGGGGACGGGAGGCGGCCGGACGACAGCTGGGGGGGCGGCCCTGACCTTCCCGCAATCGATGGGGTGCGGCCCGGCCGCGCGGAGCCGGGGCGGTGCTGGGAGCCCCCCACCCCCGAGCCGCTATAAAGGGGAGCGCGGGGCTGGGCGCGGCTGCAGACTCTGCACGGCCCGCGCCCGACATGGCCCCGCCGCtcccgctgctgctgctgctgctgctgctcgcGGGCTCCGCCGCGCTGCCCGCGCCCCCCAGGTGAGCCGCGTCCCCCGCGTCCCCCGCGTCCCGCGTCCCCCGCGCCCCGCACCCCCCAGGTGAGCCGCGTTCCCCGCGTACCCCGCGTCCCGCGTCCCCAGTGCCCCGCGCCCCCCAGGTGAGCCGCGTCGGCCCCGCCCACCCCCGCCCTACGCACCCCAGGTGAGCCCCGTCCCCCGCGTCCCCCCCGCCCCGCGCACCCCAGGTGAGCCGCGTCCCCCGCGTCCCCCGTGCCCCGCGTCCCCGCCCACCTTGCCCGTCGTTCCCCGCGCTCCCTCACTCTGCAGGTGAGCCGCGTCCGTCCCGCCCACCCCGCGCTCCCCGCGCTCCCCGCGCTCCCCGCGCTCTTGACCAGGACGCCGCTTCCCCGCCCTCGCCCCTTTCCAGGGCCGCGAGACACTCGGACGGGACGTTCACGAGCGAGCTCAGCCGCCTGCGGGACAGCGCGCGGTTGCAGCGACTGCTGCAGGGCCTGGTGGGGAAGCGCAGGTGGGCAGGgcaggtggggacagggagggtgCCGCGGTGGGACAGGCCTGGCCTGTTGTCCCCATCAGCCACGCGGGATTCCTCAACTCCAGGACTCATTCTGACTTGGGATGGGGGGGGGCAGTGAGCAGGACACGGAGAATGGCACCACCTGGTCCAAACCCGCGGAGGGTCAGCTCTGCCTGCGGTGGTCTGAAGTACCTGCTCTGCAGGCCTGGTGAGCACCCGCTGCCCTCTAGCTGAGACTCCCACCacacccttccttctcccctgggGCTTCTGGTTAGCTCTGCCTCTAAGTCCCAACCCCTAACCTGCTTGTCTCTGCAGGATGCCCTTGAGGAGCCCCCTGGATCGTACCTGGTCTCCCTGGCTGCCTCCTGGGGTCATGACTTCAGAGTGGGCTGAAGCAAGGAGGCAGCCCagatgagaaggaaggagaacCCTGAGTGGGAAAGGGGAGACCCGCGGGAAGGGGTTGTACTTGGCACCAATAAAAGGAATTCAGACCCTGGTCTCAGAGCCCAAGGTGTGCGCCCTCTCATACAACCGAGGCAGCCCCTGCTCAGTGGGGCTGACAGGTGGAAGGAGGGCCCTGTCCGCCCCAGCAAGGACTGCAACTACACCCAGCTGCCCTTTAAACCTAAGAGGCCAGCCAGGCACTCATTCTTTATCTGGCATCAGGGTCATCTCCTGTCCCTCCAGCTGAACTCCCCAGTGCCCCACCCACCCTTTGTCATCCACTTAGCAGACATTCAGGGACTCAGGGTGTCCTCCTTTCACTTCTGTGCAAGGGGGTTACATGGTCAGTGTGCAGCAAGAGGGAGAGGAGGCTCAGGAGGGGTGTTAAAGGAGCTCATCCAGGAGGCAGGAGTCCCCTGGAGCGAGAGGACCTGAGAGGACCTCTTGGTTGCATGTGTCCAGGATGACAGTCCATGTGGTCTCACCCCTCACCCAACCTGTGTGGTGGAGACAGAGATGTGGACACAAGTGAGCACACAGGAGCATTTGGGTGCACTGCATGGCTGGGAGGTGGAAGCCTGAATTTCTCGGTCCTCAAAGAGAGGCCAGAGACTCATGAAGGTGTTTTAGGCACACAGAAAAGCTCACGTTAAAGCCTGGAGTGGGGAAGGCTTGGGCCCCCTCTTGTCACAGCAGCCCTACCTCCCTCCTGAGCCCACCAGTGCCCTCTCCCCTGTTGTGGAGGGCCTGAGGGCAGGTAGGAGTCTGAAGGGGCACCAGGATCCCCAACCTTCTGTCAGGCACTAGTGCCCCAGCTCCCAGATGCCCCTGAAAGCCACCATTTGCACCTCATCATTGCCCCCTGCCTTGGACTGGCAAGAGCTCCTAGGAGGCAGAGGGCCTTTCCCTTTAGGACAGTGAATGGGAGGTCAGTCTACAAAGAAACCTCAAGAGGTTGTTTCAGGGATTTTGCCCAAAGGACCTTCTAGAGGAGAGCCAAGCAGAGTCCAGCCTGAGGGGGAGGGGTTACAGCAAACCCAAGACCAAGGGTTAAGCCCAGCCTCAGCTCTGCCCCTCGGCCCTGCCAAGCTCCCCCAACAGCCCTTCCAGCTCCTCTCAGCCTGCCCAGCTCTACCCCCCAGCTCTGCCCAGCTGTGATTCCAAGCCCTGTTTAGCTCTGACCCCCCCAACCCCTGCCTGACTCTCAGCCCTTACCCCCAGCCCTGTCCAGCTCTGACCTCACAGCCCTGCTTAGTTCTGAACCTCAGCCCTGCCCAGCTCTGACCACCCACCTCTGCCTAGCTTGGACCCACAGCCCTTCCCAGTTCTGTCTGTGAGTTGAGCCTCTAGTTGACCCCTGAATCTCTAGCTCGGGCTGAATGATGACCCCCGTGTTCCCCGCTTTGTGCCGGCCAGCGGGAGCCCCCTTGGTAGAGGCCAGTTGTAAAGGACCATAAAGTGGGGCGGCGCCTGGCAGGGGCAAAGTTCGCCAAGGCAGGAACTACACTGGCCTTGGACGCCAGAGAGGCTGGACCCTCCTGCCTGGCAACAGCCGTCGAAATGGGGGCTCTGGCCCTGTTGGGGCTTCCTCTCCTGCTGCCGTTGCTCACAGTACTGCTTGGCCAACCCTTAGGGGTCTTGGCCCAGAGCCAGGGTACATGCTGGACAGAGGAGGGTGGGATGGGCGGCAGGGTTGGGGGCTGGGAGGCACTAACTTCTCCTCTCCAACTTTCCAGTCTGCTCTGTGAACCAGACCATCTTCCAGTTCGAGGAGAACACAATTATTACCGGGCCTCTGGCAGTCATCTCTGTCCCGGAGGGCCAGGAGGTGATCCTGGGATCCTCATCCACCCCCTCGGCATTTCAGATCCAAAATGATCAGCTGTTTCTCATCGCGACTCTGGATTATGAGGTGCAGGTGGCAGGCTTGGGTGGACACCCACTCCCCTTCCCTAGAAGATTCCTGGAAGAGTGAGGGCTCTGTGGGGTGCAGCCACTACAGGATGAAGTTGCTGGGTGCCCACTGCCCTCAGGATATACCACCAATGATGGGGACCCTGGGGAGCCCCTGCCATCTTTGTCCCCCTCTCCTTGCCAGTGTGGTCTGTCACTGTGTGGGTGATTCACAACGCCtgtctgcttcccaggaaacccAGATCCTGCAGGCATACCTGGAGTGCAAGAGAGGGACCACGGTGGTAAGTCCTCCCTGCTGCCCACCCCTGCTCTCCTTGACAGAGTACCCCAGTACCCCTCCTCGGTGACCTCACCAGGGTGTTTCTAAATGTCAGCCTATTGACTACACCCACATTTCCTCCAGCTCAGACTCTGCCCTGAGATATGGACTCATCATCCCAGGTATTTATCCAACAGATGCCCTAAGACAATCCTGACCCACTTaccccagcacatgggaggcacCTTCACCTGCTGGCCACTTGCCATCTCTGTTCttacccttcctccctcctcaagGCCCCAGACCCACCCTTCCCATCTCCACGTCCCACCAGACATGGAGACTCCAGCCTGGTGGGCACATTCCTCTCACCCACTCACCTACATGGGAAAGAGCACATGGGTCCTCAGGGGGACCACCCCCCCGACCCTGTCCACACATCTCAGTCCCCAGCCTGCCTTTTACTAAGGAAAACTTGAAGAAATAgcagcccccccccccactccctagCTCCATCAGGAGCAGTCCTGCGCCCAACGCTCTGCCCTTGCACTACGGCATGTCTCCCACAGCTATCTCAGCTAGCGTGTCCAGTAGACAAGGACCCTTCTTTTTTAAACATAGTCTTGGGGGCTGGGGgtttaactcagtggtagagagcttgcctagtacgggcaaggtcctgggtttcctccccagtaccacacacatacactcactaGAAACCAAGGCCTTGACACCTGCTATACACCTGAGAGCAGTTGCTCTTCCCTGTCATCTAGTGCCCTGTGTCCACCTCTCCCTGGGTCCTAGGAGCGTCTTTCTCAGTTTTTCGTTTGAAGTGAACACAAGCAAAATCCATATGATGTAGCTAGCTGCTGTAGGGCTCCCTGAAcagctcctccttttctttttagacacCCTCCTTTCTCTCGGAGATCTGTTTTTAAAGACATGAGATTGTTTTAGTTCTCCTCATTTGAGATTCTGTTGGTTGTGTAcctaggtttgtttttgtttttgtttttggtgggactggggtttaaactcagggcttgaggtttgcaaagcaggcattctacagcttgagccacacctccactccatctCGCTGTGGTTAGTTTGGCGatgggctctcacaaactatttccccagactggccttaaacagCGATCCtgttctcaacctcccaagtagctagggttacaggcgtgagccactggtgcctgatcCCAGAATCTTCTGTTTCTCTCCAGAGCATCTGCCACACGTCCTGCTTTGTTTATGTTTCTGGGTCCCTGCTAGCATAGGAGCCCCCAGGCCACTACTCTGTTGATGTCACCAATGTTgtttgaatgaatgagcaaaggagtggaggaaggaaagggagggagggaggaagggagggaggtaggtGTGATGGGCATCAGAGCACAGCTGCCAGCCAGGAGGGGGCTTGTGGGGCAAAGGTGGATAGGCTGATGCCTCCCCTGCAGGTGACACAGCTGAGGGTGTTGGTGTCGGTGTTGGATGTCAATGACAATGCTCCAGAGTTCAGTTTTACCATTAAGGAGCAGGAGGTGCCAGAGGTGAGTCAGTGGAGCCCAGTCTGGTGCTGTCTGGGCACAGGATGGGCACAGGTATTAGGCTGGGGGCGGGGGGCACACCATGGGAACCCATCCATGGAGGCCATCAGCTTGGCCTCCAAAATGAAGAGACACTTGGGTGTCTCTTTATCCTCAGGACACCAAAGTGAACTCTGTGGTCATTCCTGAAGAAGATTTGAAGGCTACAGACCGAGACAAGGATGACATCTTGATCTACACCCTCCAGGAAGTGACCCCAGTCAGTGCCAACCCTGCCCCTGCCCAACACTGAACTGACCCCTCAACTCTGATGCCTTGGTTCGTGGATCTCCCAGGGTCTCAGGCTgggccttccccacccccacccagggtGCCAGCAGCTTCTTCTCCCTGGAGGGAGCAAACCGCCCCGCTCTGAGGCTGGACCAATCCCTGGATTTCTACAAGATGCAGACCATGACCTTCCAGCTGTTGGTGCGGGTGAGCAGGTCATGCCCACCCTGAGTCCTGGATGCTCAAGGTCCTGTCCAAGCCACTCCTGGTCTGACAAGGTAGGGGTGGCTGTTACAGGACACTTGGGATGAGAACAAAGTACCCAGCCACACGACCAACGCCACCCTGGTCCTGAAGGTGCTGCCAGCCGATCTTCGGCCCCCCTGGTTCCTGCCTTGCACCTACTCAGATGGCTATGTCTGCCTCCAGGCCCAGTACTATGGGGCCATCCCCACGGGATATACTCTGGTAATGGGGGGTCGCCAGGGGGCGGAGCAGTTCAGAATCAGGTTCGAGTCCCGCACAGTGGTCAGGGAGGCTCAGAGTATGGACCAGAGGGTGGACTTGGGTTCCCTAATGGGTTTACAGGCAATTTTGGTTATGATTTTGAAACAAATTCCTTCCTAAGTCAGCCGTCCTAGCCATGGTCAGGGGGCGATGAGACAGAAATTGGAGAGGGGTGTGGACCTTGGGAGGTCAGTCAGGACATGGGACTGGAGGGATCCTGAGGGACAACTGCTTCTCTGCCAATTGCTGGTCACTGCTGGTGACAGAGGCACCAGTGAGCAGGTGTGGCCAGGCCACCAGGTGCTACCGGAGCCTCCACTGTGTTGAGAGGCAGGACCTTTCCTTCCCACCAGGACTTAGGGTCCAGATGGACTCCCTGGTAAGGGGTCCCAAGGGAACCACTGCATTGTGACGGATCCTGCAGTTCTGTCCTAGGCAGGCACTGCCCaactcctcccctctcctcaatGACCCTGAGGATCAGCGGGAGTGACAAAGCTGGGGCCACTGGCACCAGCTTCAGCATGTGCCCTTCTCCATAGCCGTCCCCTCTTATCCTGCGTCCCGGGCCCATCTATGCTGTGGATGGAGATGAGGGTATCAACCAGCGTATCATCTACAGCATCATAGGAGGTGAGTGAGGACCAGTCCCCACACTGTGGACCCCAGCCCCATCCCCGCCTTGGGCTGAAGCAGAGCCAGCAGGGGCCCTGGACCTCAGTGGAGGGGACCAATAGCCAAACTCCACCATGCTTTCCCCCAGGAAACCAGGATAACACATTCGTCATCGATGCTGACTCTGGCAACCTCACTATGGCCAAGATTGTCCCTAGTGCTATGACCTTCCTCTTGCTGATCAGGGTGGGTACTGGCACAGAACGGGGTGGAGGGACAGGTTACCTGGGCCCTGGCTGCAGTGGCAGCTCCACCTCCAAGGCCCTGCTGGTCACTGCTGCCACCCTCCCCAACATTCCAGGGTGAACAGGCAGATCTGGCCCGTTACTCAGTGACCCAGGTGACTGTGGAGGCCCGGGCTGCCACGGGGGAGCCACCCAGATTCTCCCAGAGCCTGTACCGTGGCACTGTGGTGATTGGCTCTGGGGTTGGTGTGGCAGTCAAGGATGCAACTGCTCCCTCTCAGCCTCTGAGGATCTGGGCTCAGGACTCTGAGTTCCCGGTATGAAGCCCCCTCCTCCTACCCATTGAGGAACCCCATGACCTTGCCTGCTTGGTCCCTCGGTCTGCATAGTCTCTTCTCTGTGTGGGTGGCCTGGGATGGACAGTGGGGTCAGCCCAGGCCCAGGACTCACTACAGTCATGCTCAGGTCTTCAACTCAGCCATCACATATCGAATCACCAACTGCTCAGAGTTCCAGATGAATGGGGAGTTTGTGCTGACAGCGGTGGCCCTGGAGCAAGAAGGAGTCTTCTATGCtgaggtgtgtgtgttggggggggggtgCAGTGTGTTCTGGGGTGAAGTGAAAAGGGGCCCAGGAGGAACaagcccccttcccaccccaggtAGAGGCCCAAAACACTGTGACCTCTGGCACAGCGACCACCGTGGCTGAGATCCGGGTGTCAGAGCTGGACCCCCCCTCTACAGGTGAGCCTTGGGGTCCCCCATGCACAGTGGCTCTTCCCCTGGGGCATGTATGCTTGGGGGCAGAGGCAAGCCCAATGCTGTCCCTGGTCCCTCATTTCCCCAGAGCCCCCCATCTCCCCAGAGACTGGAGGGACAGCTACATCTTCAAGCAGCACCACCTCCGATACACCCAGGCCGCCTGGAACCTCTGAAGGACATTCCACAACCAGCTCTGACCCTCACCCACCCTC is a window encoding:
- the Sct gene encoding secretin: MAPPLPLLLLLLLLAGSAALPAPPRAARHSDGTFTSELSRLRDSARLQRLLQGLVGKRSEQDTENGTTWSKPAEGQLCLRWSEVPALQAWMPLRSPLDRTWSPWLPPGVMTSEWAEARRQPR
- the Cdhr5 gene encoding cadherin-related family member 5 isoform X1; its protein translation is MGALALLGLPLLLPLLTVLLGQPLGVLAQSQVCSVNQTIFQFEENTIITGPLAVISVPEGQEVILGSSSTPSAFQIQNDQLFLIATLDYEETQILQAYLECKRGTTVVTQLRVLVSVLDVNDNAPEFSFTIKEQEVPEDTKVNSVVIPEEDLKATDRDKDDILIYTLQEVTPGASSFFSLEGANRPALRLDQSLDFYKMQTMTFQLLVRDTWDENKVPSHTTNATLVLKVLPADLRPPWFLPCTYSDGYVCLQAQYYGAIPTGYTLPSPLILRPGPIYAVDGDEGINQRIIYSIIGGNQDNTFVIDADSGNLTMAKIVPSAMTFLLLIRGEQADLARYSVTQVTVEARAATGEPPRFSQSLYRGTVVIGSGVGVAVKDATAPSQPLRIWAQDSEFPVFNSAITYRITNCSEFQMNGEFVLTAVALEQEGVFYAEVEAQNTVTSGTATTVAEIRVSELDPPSTEPPISPETGGTATSSSSTTSDTPRPPGTSEGHSTTSSDPHPPSGTTLTPPASPTSGGDPTVGTSTSPQPGGGSTPTPKPGTSQPTTPTVGTSTSPQPATPGGGSTLTPKPATSQPTTPTVGTSTSPQPATPGGGSTQTPKPANTPGPSRSPSPSGMPEDSPGVEPSGGQHFSIVDMAVLGGVLGALLLLTLIALAVLIYKHYGHRLNCCSGKAGKPQPGGFDNQAFLADDEVKWKPTPTPTPSPRPDPAPTEAPPAPPDPARPGPEPLRRASEAPAAARAGDSPSAVRSILTKERRPEGGYKAVWFGEDIGAEADVVVLNTPNADADGARDSGSEGSGDEDSGQARGGDSTDI
- the Cdhr5 gene encoding cadherin-related family member 5 isoform X2, producing the protein MGALALLGLPLLLPLLTVLLGQPLGVLAQSQVCSVNQTIFQFEENTIITGPLAVISVPEGQEVILGSSSTPSAFQIQNDQLFLIATLDYEETQILQAYLECKRGTTVVTQLRVLVSVLDVNDNAPEFSFTIKEQEVPEDTKVNSVVIPEEDLKATDRDKDDILIYTLQEVTPGASSFFSLEGANRPALRLDQSLDFYKMQTMTFQLLVRDTWDENKVPSHTTNATLVLKVLPADLRPPWFLPCTYSDGYVCLQAQYYGAIPTGYTLPSPLILRPGPIYAVDGDEGINQRIIYSIIGGNQDNTFVIDADSGNLTMAKIVPSAMTFLLLIRGEQADLARYSVTQVTVEARAATGEPPRFSQSLYRGTVVIGSGVGVAVKDATAPSQPLRIWAQDSEFPVFNSAITYRITNCSEFQMNGEFVLTAVALEQEGVFYAEVEAQNTVTSGTATTVAEIRVSELDPPSTEPPISPETGGTATSSSSTTSDTPRPPGTSEGHSTTSSDPHPPSGMPEDSPGVEPSGGQHFSIVDMAVLGGVLGALLLLTLIALAVLIYKHYGHRLNCCSGKAGKPQPGGFDNQAFLADDEVKWKPTPTPTPSPRPDPAPTEAPPAPPDPARPGPEPLRRASEAPAAARAGDSPSAVRSILTKERRPEGGYKAVWFGEDIGAEADVVVLNTPNADADGARDSGSEGSGDEDSGQARGGDSTDI
- the Cdhr5 gene encoding cadherin-related family member 5 isoform X3, whose amino-acid sequence is MGALALLGLPLLLPLLTVLLGQPLGVLAQSQVCSVNQTIFQFEENTIITGPLAVISVPEGQEVILGSSSTPSAFQIQNDQLFLIATLDYEETQILQAYLECKRGTTVVTQLRVLVSVLDVNDNAPEFSFTIKEQEVPEDTKVNSVVIPEEDLKATDRDKDDILIYTLQEVTPGASSFFSLEGANRPALRLDQSLDFYKMQTMTFQLLVRDTWDENKVPSHTTNATLVLKVLPADLRPPWFLPCTYSDGYVCLQAQYYGAIPTGYTLPSPLILRPGPIYAVDGDEGINQRIIYSIIGGNQDNTFVIDADSGNLTMAKIVPSAMTFLLLIRGEQADLARYSVTQVTVEARAATGEPPRFSQSLYRGTVVIGSGVGVAVKDATAPSQPLRIWAQDSEFPVFNSAITYRITNCSEFQMNGEFVLTAVALEQEGVFYAEVEAQNTVTSGTATTVAEIRVSELDPPSTGMPEDSPGVEPSGGQHFSIVDMAVLGGVLGALLLLTLIALAVLIYKHYGHRLNCCSGKAGKPQPGGFDNQAFLADDEVKWKPTPTPTPSPRPDPAPTEAPPAPPDPARPGPEPLRRASEAPAAARAGDSPSAVRSILTKERRPEGGYKAVWFGEDIGAEADVVVLNTPNADADGARDSGSEGSGDEDSGQARGGDSTDI